A genome region from Leifsonia sp. Root112D2 includes the following:
- a CDS encoding carbohydrate ABC transporter permease, producing the protein MNGKRPWWKTAIGIVLTAIMLFPVYWMINVSLTPAQDMRKSPPSWFPFNATFEGYQAVLSQQLPYLATSLVIGLGTVVLTVVLAAPAAYSLAKLRPRGRGALNFILLIAQMIPGIIMAMGFYAIYLNLGILNSIPGLILADSTIAVPFGVLIFTAFMSGIPNELMQAAKIDGAGSWRTFISIVMPVSRNSIVTVSLFAFLWAWSDFIFASTLDSGGSARPITLGIYAYIGNNNQEWNSIMATAVVASIPAAVLLVLAQRYVAAGVTAGAVKD; encoded by the coding sequence ATGAACGGCAAGCGCCCCTGGTGGAAGACCGCTATAGGCATCGTGCTGACCGCGATCATGCTCTTTCCCGTCTACTGGATGATCAACGTCTCGCTCACTCCGGCGCAGGATATGCGCAAGTCGCCGCCGTCATGGTTTCCGTTCAACGCGACGTTCGAGGGCTACCAGGCGGTGCTGAGCCAGCAGTTGCCCTATCTCGCCACCAGCCTGGTGATAGGGCTCGGCACGGTCGTGCTGACGGTGGTGCTGGCGGCACCGGCGGCGTATTCGCTGGCAAAGCTGCGCCCTCGCGGGCGTGGTGCGCTCAACTTCATCCTGCTGATCGCGCAGATGATTCCGGGCATCATCATGGCAATGGGCTTCTACGCCATCTACCTGAATCTCGGCATCCTCAACTCGATTCCCGGCCTGATTCTCGCCGACTCGACCATCGCCGTTCCGTTCGGCGTGCTGATCTTCACGGCATTCATGTCGGGCATTCCGAACGAGCTGATGCAGGCGGCGAAGATCGACGGCGCCGGATCCTGGCGCACCTTCATCTCGATAGTCATGCCGGTGAGCCGCAACTCCATCGTGACGGTGTCGCTGTTCGCCTTCCTGTGGGCGTGGTCGGACTTCATCTTCGCCTCGACACTCGACAGCGGCGGATCCGCCCGGCCCATCACGCTCGGAATCTACGCATACATCGGCAACAACAACCAAGAGTGGAACTCGATCATGGCCACCGCGGTCGTCGCATCCATTCCCGCGGCCGTGCTGCTGGTGCTCGCGCAGCGCTATGTCGCGGCCGGGGTGACGGCGGGGGCCGTGAAGGACTGA
- a CDS encoding carbohydrate ABC transporter permease, with protein sequence MALTQSAPRRSVRGTGGATDVAPPGRGNSTRRRRSGQWAAWAFLAPVVIYMAVFYAYPLYRNLELSLKDYTVRSFVQGNAPFVWFDNYIRVFQNPTFGPAFLHTALFTVISIVFQFAIGMVLAVFFFQNFRLSATLRALFLVPWLLPLIVSASTWSWMLNSDSGVVNSVLASMGISQVNWLTSPQWALTSVIIANIWIGIPFNLVILYSGLQNIPGDIYEAAALDGANGWQKFWRVTFPLLRPVSAITILLGLVYTLKVFDIIWIMTRGGPANASTTFATWSYQLGFGSVLPDFSPAAAVGNLLIVLALIFGLIYIRTQRKQDVS encoded by the coding sequence ATGGCACTGACACAGAGCGCACCCAGGCGATCTGTGCGCGGCACGGGTGGGGCAACGGATGTCGCCCCACCCGGCCGCGGGAACAGCACGCGTCGCCGCCGGTCCGGGCAATGGGCGGCGTGGGCGTTCCTCGCCCCGGTCGTCATCTATATGGCCGTCTTCTACGCGTATCCGCTCTACCGCAACCTGGAGCTGAGTCTCAAGGACTACACGGTGCGGTCCTTCGTTCAGGGCAACGCCCCGTTCGTGTGGTTCGACAACTACATCAGGGTGTTTCAGAACCCGACCTTCGGGCCGGCGTTCCTGCATACCGCCCTGTTCACGGTGATCTCCATCGTGTTCCAGTTCGCCATCGGCATGGTGCTGGCGGTGTTCTTCTTCCAGAACTTTCGGCTCTCGGCCACGCTGCGCGCACTGTTCCTGGTGCCGTGGCTGCTTCCGTTGATCGTCTCGGCGAGCACCTGGTCGTGGATGCTCAACAGCGATTCCGGCGTCGTGAACTCGGTGCTCGCATCCATGGGGATCAGCCAGGTCAACTGGCTCACCTCACCGCAGTGGGCGCTGACCTCGGTGATCATCGCGAACATCTGGATAGGCATCCCATTCAACCTCGTCATTCTCTACAGCGGGCTGCAGAACATTCCGGGCGACATCTATGAGGCAGCGGCCCTCGACGGGGCGAACGGCTGGCAGAAGTTCTGGCGGGTCACATTCCCGCTGCTGCGGCCCGTCTCGGCCATCACGATTCTGCTCGGCCTGGTCTACACGCTCAAGGTCTTCGACATCATCTGGATCATGACCCGTGGCGGCCCCGCCAACGCCTCGACCACCTTCGCAACCTGGTCGTACCAGCTCGGCTTCGGATCGGTGCTGCCCGACTTCAGCCCGGCGGCGGCCGTCGGCAACCTGCTGATCGTTCTCGCGCTCATCTTCGGGCTCATCTACATTCGCACCCAGCGAAAGCAGGATGTGTCATGA
- a CDS encoding sugar ABC transporter substrate-binding protein: MIAHARKARLIGAAVATAAVVASLVGCSSSGSGGGSSAGGTYTFWDPYPQFDASSDWTKLIDQCGTDAGVTIKRTGYDTTALTNKALLAGQQKSSADLLLVDNPVVSTLADAGILTSTDESKLDTTGIQKNIINAGIVDGKTYGVPIGANTLALYYNKKVLSAAGVDVASITDWSTLTAALAKVKAAGKKGITFSAIGTEEGSFQFLPWFWGSGADLLKLDSDKAVSALALWTDWVKKGYAPNSVINNTQTTSWQEFATGDYAFGENGTWQLGNVKKAGIDYGILNIPGESGPDAPVPTGGEFMTIPVQKDTARYATSAKIAKCLTSTANFVKTDNTLSYIAPTEAAQKEQVAGNAELGPWVKAVAAAKGRTSDNLGTKYPKISQQLWGAVQNALSGTQTPKAALQAAQTAAAAAIK, encoded by the coding sequence GTGATTGCACACGCACGAAAGGCCCGTCTCATCGGCGCCGCTGTCGCGACCGCGGCCGTTGTCGCCAGCCTCGTCGGCTGTTCGTCATCGGGCAGCGGAGGAGGCAGCAGCGCCGGAGGAACGTACACGTTCTGGGATCCATACCCCCAGTTCGACGCATCCAGCGACTGGACGAAGCTCATCGACCAGTGCGGAACGGACGCCGGCGTCACCATCAAGCGCACCGGTTACGACACCACCGCTCTCACCAACAAGGCGCTGCTCGCCGGGCAGCAGAAGAGTTCTGCCGACCTGTTGCTCGTCGACAACCCCGTGGTCTCGACGCTGGCGGATGCCGGCATCCTGACCTCAACGGATGAGTCGAAACTCGACACCACCGGCATTCAGAAAAACATCATCAATGCGGGCATCGTGGACGGCAAGACCTACGGTGTTCCGATCGGTGCGAACACGCTGGCGCTTTACTACAACAAGAAGGTGCTGAGCGCTGCCGGCGTCGACGTCGCATCCATCACCGACTGGAGCACGTTGACTGCGGCGCTGGCCAAGGTGAAGGCGGCGGGCAAGAAGGGCATCACCTTCTCTGCCATCGGCACCGAAGAGGGCAGCTTCCAGTTCCTGCCCTGGTTCTGGGGTTCCGGAGCCGACCTGCTGAAGCTCGACAGCGACAAGGCCGTCTCGGCGCTGGCCCTGTGGACCGACTGGGTAAAGAAGGGCTACGCGCCCAACTCGGTCATCAACAACACGCAGACCACCAGCTGGCAGGAATTCGCCACCGGTGACTACGCGTTCGGTGAGAACGGCACCTGGCAGCTGGGCAATGTGAAGAAGGCCGGAATCGACTACGGCATTCTCAACATTCCCGGCGAAAGCGGCCCAGATGCACCCGTGCCCACCGGCGGCGAGTTCATGACCATCCCGGTGCAGAAGGACACGGCTCGGTATGCGACATCCGCGAAGATCGCGAAGTGCCTCACCAGCACGGCGAACTTCGTGAAGACCGACAACACGCTGTCGTACATCGCACCCACCGAGGCCGCACAGAAGGAGCAGGTCGCGGGCAACGCCGAACTCGGACCGTGGGTGAAGGCCGTCGCCGCAGCCAAGGGTCGCACGAGTGACAACCTGGGCACGAAGTACCCGAAGATCTCGCAGCAACTGTGGGGTGCGGTACAGAATGCACTCAGTGGCACGCAGACCCCGAAGGCCGCACTTCAGGCCGCGCAGACCGCAGCCGCGGCCGCCATCAAGTAA
- a CDS encoding LacI family DNA-binding transcriptional regulator — protein MATISDVAREAGVSRSTVSYALSGKRTISRETRERIERAIAALGFTVNAGARALATSQTMVLGLLLQFHKDEFAPAMLQYVLPISDTARELGYDILMVTEADGPAALTRITGSGMVDGVVLLDVTHRDPRLEALRAAAQPGALVGLPGDTEGLDVFDLDFGEAARMLVDHLYGLGHREIVLISPPKHVFDRGGAYGWRFRDAALERAARYGIQIFPYYGESQQPAISRSLHAVLDARPEASALIVHNDASIAALPSVLMERGVTAPDDLSVVSLYSKDFGRSFSLPYTAIETSPDALGRQAVQQLVRRILNPEATGAPVTRFIAPELVNRGSTH, from the coding sequence ATGGCGACGATCAGCGATGTGGCGCGTGAGGCGGGAGTCTCACGCAGCACGGTGTCATATGCCCTCAGTGGCAAGCGCACCATCTCCCGCGAGACGCGTGAGCGCATCGAGCGGGCCATCGCCGCCCTCGGCTTCACCGTCAACGCGGGCGCCCGGGCCCTGGCCACCTCGCAGACCATGGTTCTCGGCCTGCTCCTGCAGTTCCACAAAGACGAGTTCGCGCCCGCCATGCTGCAGTATGTTCTGCCGATCTCCGACACGGCACGCGAGCTCGGTTACGACATTCTCATGGTGACCGAGGCCGACGGCCCGGCCGCGCTCACACGCATCACCGGCTCGGGCATGGTGGACGGCGTGGTTCTGCTCGACGTGACCCACCGCGATCCGCGCCTCGAGGCCCTGCGCGCCGCAGCTCAGCCCGGTGCTCTCGTCGGCCTGCCCGGTGACACCGAGGGGCTCGACGTGTTCGACCTCGACTTCGGCGAGGCCGCCCGCATGCTCGTCGACCACCTCTACGGCCTCGGCCACCGCGAGATCGTGCTCATCTCCCCGCCCAAGCACGTCTTCGACCGCGGTGGGGCGTACGGATGGCGGTTCCGCGACGCGGCACTGGAGCGCGCGGCCCGGTACGGCATCCAGATCTTCCCCTACTACGGCGAGTCTCAGCAGCCGGCCATCTCGCGCAGCCTGCACGCGGTTCTCGATGCCCGGCCCGAGGCATCCGCTCTCATCGTGCACAATGACGCGTCGATCGCCGCACTGCCGTCGGTGCTGATGGAGCGCGGTGTGACGGCGCCCGACGATCTCTCGGTCGTCAGCCTCTACTCGAAAGACTTCGGACGATCGTTCTCGCTGCCGTACACGGCGATCGAGACGTCTCCGGATGCGCTGGGCCGCCAGGCGGTTCAGCAACTGGTGCGACGAATCCTGAACCCCGAGGCCACCGGCGCACCGGTGACCCGATTCATCGCACCCGAACTCGTGAACCGGGGAAGCACCCACTAA
- a CDS encoding CynX/NimT family MFS transporter produces the protein MSDRRGPGSARTEVVARSGLLLVGILLIGANLRASITAVGPVLGEIQADVGISGVAASVLISIPLIGFAAVSPIAPAIARRFGIERTLAAALLLLSIAIVVRSLPLAGAIWVGTVALGAAIALINVLLPSLIKRDYPDRVGPTTGLYSAVQSAAAAVAAGIAVPISGIAQEGWRLSLGIWAGLAVVGLAVFLPQLRRRAETRAGGAREPADEPARQAAVGAPDEPIVPGAVAVPGELGRHPTLSRSPWGTALGWQVTIFMGLQSTVYYTIITWWPTIERQQGTSAAAAGWHQFAFQAVSILGSVSAAALLHRLRDQRMLIATLASFILVAMIGQLFLPALALLWMMMAGVAGGGSIVVALSLFGLRTRNHVQAAALSGMAQSVGYLLAAAGPIVIGLLRDITGSWTASLLVLIAVILGQLVMGVLAGRARFLPGR, from the coding sequence ATGAGCGATCGGCGGGGGCCGGGGTCCGCCCGCACCGAGGTCGTGGCGCGCTCGGGGCTGCTGCTGGTGGGCATCCTGCTCATCGGAGCGAATCTGCGCGCCAGCATCACCGCGGTCGGGCCCGTACTCGGCGAGATCCAGGCCGACGTCGGCATCAGCGGCGTTGCGGCATCCGTTCTCATCAGCATTCCGCTGATCGGCTTCGCTGCGGTCTCGCCGATCGCCCCCGCGATCGCCCGGCGCTTCGGAATCGAGCGCACGCTCGCCGCGGCATTGCTGCTGCTGTCGATAGCGATAGTGGTGCGCTCTCTTCCCCTCGCCGGCGCCATCTGGGTCGGCACCGTCGCGCTCGGGGCGGCCATCGCCCTCATCAACGTGCTGTTGCCCTCGCTCATCAAACGCGATTATCCGGATCGTGTCGGCCCGACCACGGGGCTCTATTCCGCCGTGCAGAGCGCCGCGGCCGCCGTGGCGGCGGGCATCGCCGTTCCGATCTCCGGTATCGCGCAGGAGGGCTGGCGGCTCTCGCTCGGCATCTGGGCGGGCCTGGCCGTCGTGGGCCTCGCCGTGTTCCTGCCGCAGTTGCGCAGGCGCGCGGAGACGAGGGCAGGAGGCGCCCGGGAACCGGCCGACGAGCCGGCCCGACAGGCGGCGGTCGGCGCGCCCGACGAGCCGATCGTTCCAGGGGCGGTGGCCGTGCCTGGCGAGCTGGGCAGGCATCCGACGCTCTCGCGATCACCGTGGGGCACGGCGCTCGGCTGGCAGGTGACGATCTTCATGGGGCTGCAGTCCACCGTCTATTACACGATCATCACGTGGTGGCCCACGATCGAGCGGCAACAGGGCACCTCGGCTGCGGCGGCCGGGTGGCACCAGTTCGCCTTTCAGGCCGTCAGCATCCTGGGCAGCGTTTCGGCGGCGGCACTGCTGCACCGGCTTCGAGACCAGCGGATGCTCATCGCCACGCTCGCAAGTTTCATTCTGGTCGCCATGATCGGGCAACTTTTCCTGCCGGCGCTCGCTCTGCTCTGGATGATGATGGCGGGCGTGGCCGGCGGAGGTTCCATTGTGGTCGCGCTGTCGTTGTTCGGGCTGCGCACCCGGAACCACGTGCAGGCCGCCGCGCTGTCGGGCATGGCGCAGTCGGTCGGTTACCTCCTGGCGGCGGCCGGGCCGATCGTGATCGGGCTGCTGCGCGACATCACCGGCTCGTGGACTGCGTCGCTGCTCGTGCTGATTGCCGTGATCCTGGGGCAGCTCGTGATGGGCGTGCTCGCGGGGCGCGCTCGCTTCCTCCCCGGGCGCTGA
- a CDS encoding TetR/AcrR family transcriptional regulator: MANLRVVQKEQTRQRLLETALELFQSKGYAATTIDDIATAAGTTRVTFYAHFPSRRAVMSALIADLNTILERHESPARASTASALVDVVHAGSAAGIADWLRRQSTRWPIIRPYILSAVVAAAVEPEIRELVDVWSEEVADDIQEGLDLADRFEPTTRHFRGVLAFEMLDRTTQHWIRHQWDIDSDPALEVLTEAWVSLLGHPSAT, from the coding sequence ATGGCAAATCTCCGTGTAGTGCAGAAGGAGCAGACACGTCAGCGCCTGCTCGAGACAGCACTCGAGCTGTTCCAGTCGAAGGGCTACGCGGCGACAACGATCGACGACATCGCGACCGCGGCAGGCACGACACGGGTCACCTTCTACGCGCACTTTCCCTCGCGCCGCGCGGTCATGTCCGCGCTCATAGCGGATCTCAACACCATCCTCGAGCGTCACGAGTCACCGGCGCGCGCCTCGACCGCGTCGGCGCTTGTCGACGTCGTGCATGCCGGCAGTGCTGCCGGAATCGCCGACTGGCTCCGTCGGCAGTCCACTCGCTGGCCGATCATCCGCCCCTATATCCTGTCGGCGGTTGTCGCCGCCGCCGTTGAGCCGGAGATACGTGAGCTCGTCGACGTGTGGTCGGAGGAGGTGGCCGACGATATTCAGGAAGGTCTCGATCTCGCCGACCGCTTCGAACCGACAACGAGGCATTTCCGGGGCGTTCTCGCGTTCGAGATGCTCGACCGCACAACCCAGCACTGGATCAGACATCAGTGGGATATCGACTCCGATCCGGCACTCGAGGTGCTGACCGAAGCCTGGGTGAGCCTGCTCGGTCACCCGTCAGCGACGTAG
- a CDS encoding MFS transporter, with translation MSSTTAGAGSAKATFVAAYIAVTLAQITNAFPGALNGQFAAEFHTSGAGLTWISSIFVIAIVVFELTFGVLGDLFGRKKLLYAGAGFIFIGTLVAGFATTTGIMILGQAIGGIGAGVLFPISLSMIAAITPDLRARSRVIATWAGFLSLGAVISPVVAGIAVQLFTVPGATAGAPNAFSGWRVTYYFAAAIAVIVFLIALRSKDSSAPEGRKLDIPGQVTLALGLIAALCATVQAVDAGFGAPEVIAGYVIGAVLLVAFVIIELKAKVPLIHLSLFKNPSYAITSIVAVTGMFAFLAIAFSTSVAVGALGGVETWMMAVLFVFIQGPAFLLIPVVGWLIHRVSPRWMLTAGFLLMAACGYWMASLHLGTPQAFGGTPWTAFIIPLFLLGIGFALTVGSITAVAINTVEPNYIGMASATTNLLRDLGFALGPVVGSAIAFSVGAAIFAPQLGGVLTGAALPPEAVAGLSHVPPLGFLSGWEGVIAQFSAGMHAGGAPQQAIDAAAAALAQSKGSIQGAAGVSLGSGFQMVYMIAGIAATASAALTLFISGRKADVPVTEAELEETITDEVVA, from the coding sequence ATGAGCAGCACCACCGCCGGTGCCGGATCGGCCAAGGCAACGTTCGTCGCCGCGTATATCGCGGTCACCCTCGCCCAGATCACCAATGCGTTTCCCGGAGCGCTCAACGGCCAGTTCGCCGCCGAGTTCCATACATCGGGCGCCGGCCTCACCTGGATCTCATCGATCTTCGTCATAGCCATCGTGGTCTTCGAGCTCACTTTCGGCGTTCTCGGCGACCTGTTCGGCCGCAAGAAGCTGTTGTACGCGGGGGCGGGCTTCATCTTCATCGGCACGCTCGTCGCCGGCTTCGCCACAACGACGGGAATCATGATCCTCGGACAGGCGATAGGCGGCATCGGGGCGGGCGTCCTCTTTCCGATCTCGCTGTCGATGATCGCGGCCATCACACCGGATCTGCGCGCCCGGTCCCGCGTCATCGCGACGTGGGCCGGATTCCTCTCGCTCGGGGCGGTGATCTCGCCGGTCGTCGCGGGTATCGCCGTGCAGCTGTTCACCGTTCCCGGCGCTACGGCCGGCGCGCCGAATGCCTTCAGTGGCTGGCGTGTCACCTACTATTTCGCCGCAGCGATAGCGGTGATCGTGTTCCTCATCGCCCTCAGGTCAAAGGACTCGTCCGCGCCCGAGGGACGCAAACTCGACATCCCGGGCCAGGTCACGCTCGCGCTCGGCCTGATAGCGGCACTCTGCGCCACCGTGCAGGCAGTGGATGCCGGCTTCGGCGCACCGGAGGTCATCGCCGGCTACGTCATCGGCGCCGTGCTGCTGGTCGCATTCGTCATCATCGAATTGAAGGCGAAGGTGCCTCTTATTCACCTTTCGCTGTTCAAGAACCCCTCCTATGCCATCACCAGCATCGTCGCCGTCACGGGCATGTTCGCGTTCCTCGCCATCGCCTTTTCGACGAGTGTGGCCGTCGGCGCTCTCGGCGGCGTGGAGACCTGGATGATGGCCGTGCTCTTCGTCTTCATTCAAGGGCCGGCGTTCCTCCTGATCCCCGTCGTGGGCTGGCTCATCCACCGAGTCTCACCGCGCTGGATGCTCACGGCCGGCTTCCTCCTGATGGCCGCGTGTGGGTATTGGATGGCGAGCCTTCACCTGGGCACACCGCAGGCATTCGGCGGCACACCGTGGACGGCGTTCATCATCCCGCTGTTCCTGCTCGGCATCGGCTTCGCGCTCACCGTGGGTTCGATCACGGCCGTCGCGATCAATACCGTCGAGCCGAACTACATCGGCATGGCGTCGGCCACGACGAACCTGCTTCGCGACCTCGGATTCGCGCTGGGTCCCGTCGTCGGCTCCGCTATCGCATTCAGCGTCGGCGCCGCAATCTTCGCCCCGCAGCTCGGCGGCGTTCTCACGGGTGCCGCGCTGCCGCCGGAGGCAGTCGCGGGCCTGTCGCATGTTCCGCCGCTCGGCTTTCTCTCCGGCTGGGAGGGCGTCATCGCCCAGTTCTCCGCCGGAATGCATGCAGGCGGGGCGCCCCAGCAGGCGATAGACGCGGCGGCGGCCGCCCTCGCTCAGTCCAAAGGATCCATTCAGGGTGCGGCGGGCGTCTCGCTTGGCTCCGGCTTTCAGATGGTCTACATGATCGCCGGCATCGCAGCGACAGCGTCGGCAGCGCTCACCCTGTTCATCAGTGGCAGGAAGGCGGACGTGCCGGTCACCGAGGCAGAACTCGAAGAGACGATCACAGACGAGGTGGTTGCCTGA
- a CDS encoding NAD(P)/FAD-dependent oxidoreductase — protein MVAPLRRIVVVGNGIAGLTSADSLRAGGFDGELTIVGAETRAAYSRPALSKALLRNDADLTAHELPAPYHGATELLGVAAVALDPQRRVLALDDGSELGYDGLVIASGSRARRLGTAADELVLRTLDDALALRARIASRPDVVIVGGGPLGMEVASGALAAGCHVTLVTKQRPMVRHLGSHLSAMITAAAVARGLTIVVSPDAHVVERGGRSVVALADDSVVEGEMLLTAVGDIPNTEWLGGSGPRRGGALAVDSRGRLRPEIVAVGDVAAMPTAFGHARSPIWQSAIEQARIAAGALLHGDAAPEFQARPYFWTEQFELNLRVAGRTPLVGEPELIDGGGPAGPSLMRWRHDDGTATVVSVNYRIPIPRLRRLCDAAA, from the coding sequence ATGGTGGCACCACTGCGTCGGATCGTCGTGGTGGGCAACGGCATCGCCGGGCTCACCTCGGCCGATTCGCTGCGAGCCGGAGGGTTCGATGGCGAGCTGACGATCGTGGGCGCCGAGACTCGGGCCGCATACAGCCGGCCCGCACTGTCCAAGGCGTTGCTGCGCAACGATGCCGATCTCACGGCGCACGAACTCCCCGCGCCGTACCACGGGGCGACCGAATTGCTCGGCGTCGCCGCGGTCGCGCTCGACCCGCAGCGTCGCGTGCTGGCGCTCGACGACGGCTCGGAGCTCGGATACGACGGGCTGGTGATTGCGAGCGGCTCGCGGGCGCGACGGTTGGGAACCGCTGCGGACGAGCTCGTTCTGCGCACCCTCGACGACGCGCTCGCCCTTCGCGCACGCATAGCGTCACGCCCTGACGTTGTCATCGTCGGCGGTGGGCCGCTCGGTATGGAGGTCGCCTCGGGCGCCCTCGCGGCGGGCTGCCACGTGACCCTTGTGACCAAACAGCGCCCGATGGTGCGTCACCTCGGCAGCCATCTCAGCGCAATGATCACCGCAGCGGCCGTCGCCCGCGGTCTCACCATTGTCGTGTCACCGGATGCCCATGTCGTCGAGCGGGGCGGCAGATCTGTGGTGGCGCTCGCCGACGACAGCGTTGTTGAAGGGGAGATGCTGCTCACGGCGGTTGGCGACATTCCGAACACCGAATGGCTCGGCGGGTCAGGTCCGCGAAGAGGCGGCGCGCTCGCGGTCGACTCGCGCGGCAGACTCCGGCCGGAGATCGTCGCGGTGGGCGATGTCGCCGCGATGCCGACCGCGTTCGGGCACGCGCGGAGCCCGATCTGGCAGAGTGCGATCGAGCAGGCCCGGATCGCTGCGGGCGCGCTGCTTCACGGGGATGCCGCGCCGGAATTCCAGGCACGACCATACTTCTGGACAGAGCAGTTCGAGCTCAACCTCCGCGTTGCCGGCAGAACCCCGCTTGTCGGTGAGCCGGAGCTCATTGACGGCGGCGGCCCGGCCGGGCCCTCTCTGATGCGGTGGCGGCACGACGACGGTACAGCAACCGTGGTCTCAGTGAACTATCGAATTCCGATCCCGCGCCTTCGTCGCCTCTGTGACGCCGCCGCATAA
- a CDS encoding ferredoxin gives MRIELDNVRCEGHGLCEEAAPELMHLDDDGELVIDVPEVGDDALERARAAVRVCPVAALRLV, from the coding sequence ATGAGAATCGAGCTCGACAATGTGCGCTGCGAGGGCCACGGCCTGTGCGAGGAAGCTGCGCCAGAGCTGATGCACCTGGACGACGACGGGGAGCTCGTCATCGATGTTCCCGAGGTCGGCGACGACGCGCTTGAGCGGGCTCGTGCCGCCGTGCGCGTCTGCCCGGTCGCCGCACTCCGGCTCGTCTGA
- a CDS encoding cytochrome P450 — MATTPVTADIDLFADDIVIDPYPTFTELRDLGAVVHVPANDVYALTRYDTIREALGDPGTFSSVKAIGFNPGVNEALQGTSLASDPPTHTQLRATLSANLTPRALRGLEVQINEKADVLVAQLAEGGDFEAIDALARAFPLEIVADLIGFTGQVKANMLRWGQAAMQVIGPMNQRTMESFEIAGELYGWCNTVTADDLADGSIGRGIFDAQSRGEIPEGFAGNIIHQYLGAGVDTTIAAIGNIVALFGRHPEQFELVRQDASLVPAAFAEVLRYWIPIHAWGRKTTRDVEIDGAVVPAGAQIAILFGAGNRDERHYVDADSFQIQRNPVDHLSFGYGPHGCAGQGLARMEGHAVIKALANHVRSFRLGDELRVPSNITRSIEKLDVLDVVPA, encoded by the coding sequence ATGGCCACCACACCCGTTACAGCAGACATCGACCTCTTCGCCGATGACATCGTGATCGACCCGTATCCGACGTTTACGGAGCTTCGCGACCTGGGCGCTGTTGTGCACGTGCCCGCGAATGACGTCTACGCGCTCACCCGCTATGACACGATCCGGGAGGCGCTCGGCGACCCGGGGACTTTTTCCTCCGTTAAGGCAATCGGCTTCAATCCCGGCGTCAACGAGGCCTTGCAAGGCACCTCGCTGGCATCCGACCCGCCCACTCATACACAGCTGCGAGCGACGCTGTCTGCGAATCTCACCCCGCGCGCGCTGCGCGGCCTTGAGGTGCAGATCAACGAGAAGGCGGATGTGCTCGTCGCGCAGCTCGCCGAAGGCGGCGACTTCGAGGCGATAGATGCACTCGCCCGGGCGTTCCCACTGGAGATCGTCGCAGATCTCATCGGCTTCACCGGTCAGGTCAAGGCCAATATGCTGCGCTGGGGCCAGGCCGCGATGCAGGTCATCGGCCCGATGAACCAGCGCACGATGGAGAGCTTCGAGATTGCCGGTGAGCTCTATGGCTGGTGCAACACTGTCACTGCGGATGACCTTGCGGACGGATCCATCGGGCGCGGCATCTTCGACGCGCAGTCGCGCGGTGAAATTCCTGAGGGCTTCGCCGGCAACATCATTCACCAGTACCTGGGCGCAGGCGTCGATACAACCATCGCCGCGATCGGGAACATCGTCGCGCTCTTCGGCCGGCATCCGGAGCAGTTCGAACTGGTGCGTCAGGATGCCTCGCTCGTTCCAGCGGCATTCGCCGAGGTGCTGCGCTATTGGATCCCGATCCACGCATGGGGCCGCAAAACCACCAGGGACGTCGAGATCGATGGCGCAGTGGTGCCGGCCGGCGCCCAGATCGCCATCCTGTTCGGGGCGGGCAACCGCGATGAGCGTCATTACGTCGATGCCGACAGCTTTCAGATACAGAGAAATCCCGTCGACCATCTGTCGTTCGGCTACGGGCCGCATGGCTGTGCCGGGCAGGGGCTTGCGCGCATGGAGGGACACGCGGTCATCAAGGCACTTGCGAACCATGTGCGGTCTTTCCGCCTCGGCGACGAGCTGCGCGTGCCGAGCAACATCACCCGGAGCATCGAGAAGCTCGACGTCCTCGACGTCGTTCCGGCTTGA